One window from the genome of Indicator indicator isolate 239-I01 chromosome 6, UM_Iind_1.1, whole genome shotgun sequence encodes:
- the LOC128967717 gene encoding serpin B6-like yields MDSLCKANTTFALDLLRKLSENKSKQNLFFSPLSISSALSMILLGSKGNTEAQIAKVLSLDKAEDAHNNYQSLLAVINNPNTKYILRTANRLYGEKTFEILSSFIESSQKLYHGGLEQTDFVNASEESTNQINAWVEEKTEGKIPNLLPKGILDSQTRLVLVNAIYFKGNWEKEFNKGKTVEMPFHINENETKPVQMMMMKDRFNMTYIGDFQTKILELPYVGNELSMIILLPDKIQDGPTGLERLERELTYEMLIDWINPEMMDCTQVRVSLPKFKLEEGYDLKPLLSSMGMPDAFELGKADFSGISAGNEVVLSKVVHKSFVEVNEEGTEAAAATAGVMNLRCAVITPDFTADHPFFFFIRHNKTSSILFCGRFCSP; encoded by the exons ATGGATAGCCTCTGCAAAGCAAATACCACTTTTGCGCTTGACCTCTTAAGAAAGCTGTCTGAGAACAAAAGCAAGCAGaacctcttcttttctcctttgagtatttcctctgctttgtcTATGATTTTGCTGGGTTCCAAAGGTAACACTGAAGCACAAATAGCAAAG GTGCTTTCTCTGGACAAAGCTGAGGATGCTCACAATAACTATCAATCACTTCTTGCTGTAATTAACAATCCCAACACCAAATACATACTGAGAACTGCTAACCGCCTTTATGGAGAAAAGACATTTGAGATTCTCTCA TCATTTATAGAGTCGAGTCAGAAACTCTACCATGGTGGACTAGAACAGACTGACTTCGTGAATGCCTCAGAGGAGTCCACAAATCAGATAAATGCCTGGGTAGAGGAAAAGACTGAAG GTAAAATTCCGAACCTGTTGCCAAAGGGGATTCTGGATTCACAGACCAGGCTTGTGTTGGTGAATGCCATCTATTTCAAAGGCAACTGGGAAAAGGAGTTCAACAAAGGGAAAACAGTAGAAATGCCATTTCACATCAATGAG AATGAGACCAAACCTGtgcagatgatgatgatgaaggaCAGATTTAACATGACCTATATTGGTGACTTCCAAACCAaaatccttgagctcccttatGTTGGTAATGAACTCAGCATGATCATCCTGCTCCCTGATAAAATTCAGGATGGACCCACTGGCTTGGAACGT CTGGAAAGAGAACTTACATATGAGATGctgatagattggatcaatccTGAAATGATGGACTGTACGCAGGTGAGGGTGTCTTTACCCAAATTTAAACTGGAAGAAGGCTATGATCTGAAACCCCTTCTGAGCAGCATGGGAATGCCAGATGCATTTGAATTAGGGAAGGCAGACTTCTCGGGAATCTCAGCTGGCAATGAGGTGGTGCTCTCCAAAGTGGTTCACAAGTCTTTTGTGGAAGTCAATGAAGAAGGCACTGAAGCGGCAGCTGCCACGGCAGGAGTGATGAATCTGCGCTGTGCAGTGATCACTCCAGATTTCACTGCTGATcatcccttcttcttcttcatccgGCACAACAAAACTTCAAGCATTTTGTTCTGTGGCAGGTTTTGCTCTCCCTAG
- the SERPINB1 gene encoding leukocyte elastase inhibitor, which translates to MENLDNANSRFALDLLRRFNETNPTGNVFFSPFSVSAALAMVLLGARGNTESQMLKTLHFDKVEDVHSRFQTLTMDVNRSNAPYLLRLANRLFGEKTYSFLPDFLVNTQKLYGADLATVDFVQACHEARKEINQWVEEKTEGKIPDLLSEGSVDSMTKLVVVNAIYFKGNWAEKFQEADTTDMPFRLNKNERKTVKMMYQKKKFRFTYIPEAKIRVLELPYEQEELSMIILLPDDIEDDSTGLQKLEKQLTLEKLQEWTCPEHLYSADVHVRLPKFKLEESYDLESDLATMGLLDVFDSGKADLSGMSGARDLFISKIVHKAFVEVNEEGTEAAAATAGIAMLCMAMEEHFNADHPFLFFIRHNPTQSILFLGRCTSP; encoded by the exons ATGGAGAACCTCGATAATGCCAACAGCAGGTTTGCACTTGACCTGCTCAGAAGGTTTAATGAGACCAACCCAACAGGAAACGtgttcttctctcctttcagtgtctctgctgctctggccaTGGTCCTTTTAGGAGCCAGAGGtaacacagagtcacagatgcTGAAg ACACTTCATTTTGACAAAGTTGAAGATGTTCATTCAAGATTTCAGACTCTGACTATGGATGTAAACAGAAGCAATGCTCCCTACCTCTTACGGCTTGCCAATCGGCTTTTTGGAGAGAAGACCTACAGCTTTTTGCCT GATTTCCTGGTTAATACTCAGAAACTATATGGTGCTGACTTGGCTACAGTTGATTTTGTTCAGGCTTGTCATGAAGCCAGGAAAGAAATTAACCAGTGGGTAGAGGAGAAAACTGAAG GTAAAATCCCTGATCTGCTGTCTGAAGGCTCAGTTGATAGTATGACCAAGCTTGTAGTGGTGAATGCTATTTATTTCAAAGGGAACTGGGCAGAGAAATTTCAGGAAGCTGACACCACTGACATGCCATTTCGGTTGAATAAG aatgaaagaaagacgGTGAAAATGATgtatcagaaaaagaaatttcgGTTCACGTACATCCCTGAAGCGAAGATCCGTGTTCTAGAGCTGCCTTATGAGCAAGAAGAACTTAGTATGATCATCCTCTTACCTGATGACATTGAAGATGACTCCACTGGACTGCAGAAG CTGGAAAAGCAGCTTACCTTAGAGAAGCTCCAGGAATGGACATGTCCAGAGCATCTATATTCTGCTGATGTTCATGTGCGTTTGCCAAAGTTCAAGCTAGAAGAAAGCTATGACCTTGAATCAGATTTAGCCACTATGGGCTTGTTGGATGTATTTGACAGTGGCAAGGCTGACTTGTCAGGAATGTCAGGGGCACGTGACCTCTTTATCTCTAAAATTGTCCACAAGGCTTTTGTAGAAGTGAATGAGGAAGgcacagaagctgcagctgctaCTGCTGGCATTGCTATGCTCTGCATGGCTATGGAAGAGCATTTCAATGCTGAccatcctttccttttctttattcgCCACAACCCAACTCAAAGCATACTTTTCCTTGGCAGATGTACTTCTCCATAA